Proteins encoded within one genomic window of Flavobacterium oreochromis:
- a CDS encoding GxxExxY protein, producing the protein MEYYPYKNKTYKIIGKCMEVHNNLGPGFLEVVYKDALEIEFIKAGIPFEREKEYEVNYQGTILKHKFYADFVVFDEIILEIKAVKEFSDAFYAQCINYLKVSNNKLALLINFGQLKLEQKRIILS; encoded by the coding sequence ATGGAATATTATCCTTATAAAAACAAAACATACAAAATAATTGGAAAATGTATGGAAGTCCATAATAATTTAGGACCTGGGTTTTTGGAGGTAGTTTATAAAGACGCACTAGAAATTGAATTTATAAAAGCTGGAATTCCTTTTGAAAGAGAAAAAGAATATGAAGTGAATTATCAAGGAACTATTCTAAAACATAAGTTCTATGCAGATTTTGTTGTTTTTGATGAAATAATACTAGAAATAAAAGCTGTGAAAGAATTTTCAGATGCTTTTTACGCACAATGCATCAATTATTTGAAAGTATCAAATAATAAACTGGCATTATTAATCAATTTTGGGCAGTTAAAACTAGAACAAAAAAGAATTATTTTATCATAG